One stretch of Miscanthus floridulus cultivar M001 chromosome 18, ASM1932011v1, whole genome shotgun sequence DNA includes these proteins:
- the LOC136520184 gene encoding mitogen-activated protein kinase 4-like, with translation MAMMVDPPNGMASQGKHYYTMWQTLFEIDTKYVPIKPIGRGAYGIVCSSVNRETNEKVAIKKINNVFDNRVDALRTLRELKLLRHLRHENVIALKDIMMPAHRRSFKDVYLVYELMDTDLHQIIKSSQPLSNDHCQYFLFQLLRGLKYLHSAGILHRDLKPGNLLVNANCDLKICDFGLARTNNTKGQFMTEYVVTRWYRAPELLLCCDNYGTSIDVWSVGCIFAELLGRKPIFPGTECLNQLKLIVNVLGTMSEADLEFIDNPKARKYIKSLPYTPGIPLTSMYPQVHPLAIDLLQKMLVFDPSKRISVTEALEHPYMSPLYDPSANPPAQVPIDLDIDENLGVDMIREIMWQETIHYHPEVLTRMTM, from the exons ATGGCAATGATGGTGGATCCCCCCAATGGCATGGCGAGTCAAGGAAAGCATTACTATACTATGTGGCAGACACTATTTGAGATCGACACCAAGTATGTGCCAATCAAGCCCATCGGAAGAGGAGCTTACGGAATCGTTTGCTCATCTGTTAACCGTGAGACCAATGAAAAAGTTGCAATAAAAAAGATAAACAACGTCTTTGACAACCGTGTGGATGCGCTAAGGACGCTGAGGGAGCTGAAGCTTCTTCGGCACCTAAGGCATGAGAATGTTATCGCTCTCAAGGATATAATGATGCCAGCGCATAGAAGGAGCTTCAAGGATGTTTACTTGGTTTATGAGCTCATGGACACTGATCTGCATCAGATAATTAAGTCATCTCAACCACTTTCCAATGATCACTGCCAGTATTTCCTTTTTCAG CTGCTCCGAGGCCTGAAGTACCTTCATTCAGCTGGGATACTCCATAGAGACCTAAAGCCAGGGAACCTCCTGGTTAATGCAAATTGTGATCTGAAGATATGTGATTTTGGGCTTGCCCGCACAAACAACACCAAAGGTCAGTTTATGACAGAATATGTTGTCACCCGCTGGTACAGGGCCCCTGAGCTGCTGCTATGCTGTGACAACTACGGTACCTCCATAGATGTCTGGTCAGTTGGCTGCATATTTGCAGAGCTACTTGGCCGCAAGCCGATTTTTCCAGGAACTGAGTGCCTCAATCAACTTAAGCTCATTGTCAATGTTCTTGGCACCATGAGCGAGGCTGACCTTGAGTTCATTGACAACCCGAAAGCCCGCAAGTATATCAAGTCCCTTCCATACACCCCAGGCATTCCCCTCACCAGCATGTACCCACAAGTGCACCCTCTTGCCATCGACCTGTTGCAGAAGATGCTTGTCTTTGATCCCTCCAAAAGAATTAGCGTCACTGAGGCTTTGGAGCACCCGTACATGTCTCCGCTCTACGATCCGAGTGCAAACCCACCTGCTCAAGTGCCAATCGATCTTGACATAGATGAAAATCTCGGCGTAGATATGATCCGGGAAATTATGTGGCAGGAGACGATCCACTACCACCCCGAGGTCCTCACAAGAATGACCATGTGA
- the LOC136520183 gene encoding protein LOW PHOTOSYNTHETIC EFFICIENCY 1, chloroplastic-like, producing MAPSLAALHSPAASHLPHPRRQRTAALTRASSLLRLPLRRRSRWVAAEFATGGAGTSAGGGRARRGVGIDVAAVAAALRDARTADDVESSINAFLNHDNDDGGGGEARLLPLQVYTCVIRGLGKDNRPDAAFAVVEHLKRRGAVLNQFVYNCLLGAVKSCGEFGRIQAALDDMEAQGVSPNIVTFNTLMSIYVQQGRVEDVLRVYADVQERGLVPTAATNSTVMSAYKKAGDAFAAIEFFAMLRGRYGNGELVMGSRGDWEQEFVKFEKLTVRACYMSMRRSLVGGKNPVGEVLKVLLAMDEAGVRPERSDYERLVWACTGEEHYAIGKELYQRIREIGDGGEISLSVCNHLIWLMGKAKKWWAALEIYEDLLDKGPKPNNLSHELIMSHFNILLDAAKRRGIWRWGVRLLNKMQEKGLKPGSKEWNAVLLACSKASKASAAVDIFKKMVDEGLKPDVVSYGALLSALEKGKLYDEALRVWEHMCKVGIKPNLYAYTILVSIYIGKGNHAMVDAVLHDMLSKQIKPTVVTFNAIISACVRNNMGGNAFEWFHRMKMKGIEPNEITYQMLIEALVQDGKPRLAYEMYMKACSQGLQLPAKSYDTVLEACKAYGSVVDLTTLGPRPSKGVEPIRIESSFSSFSQFKDLPSSSHHFAGIGMYGFFGYRMAR from the exons ATGGCTCCCTCCCTGGCCGCCCTCCACTCCCCTGCCGCCAGCCATCTCCCACACCCTCGACGTCAGAGGACTGCCGCCCTCACGCGCGCCTCCTCCCTCCTCCGCCTGCCGCTCCGCCGCCGCTCCCGCTGGGTCGCCGCCGAG TTCGCGACCGGCGGGGCTGGCACGTCCGCCGGCGGTGGCAGGGCGAGGCGAGGAGTGGGCATTGACGTCGCCGCGGTCGCCGCGGCGCTGCGCGACGCCAGAACGGCCGACGACGTGGAGTCCTCGATAAATGCCTTCTTGAACCacgacaacgacgacggcggcggcggcgaggcccgGCTCCTGCCCCTCCAGGTGTACACATGCGTCATCCGTGGGCTCGGGAAGGACAACCGCCCGGACGCCGCGTTCGCCGTCGTCGAGCACCTCAAGCGGAGAGGGGCCGTGCTGAACCAGTTCGTGTACAACTGCCTCCTCGGCGCCGTCAAGAGCTGCGGCGAGTTCGGCCGGATCCAGGCCGCCCTCGACGACATGGAGGCGCAGGGGGTGTCCCCGAACATCGTCACCTTCAACACGCTGATGTCGATCTACGTGCAGCAGGGCAGGGTCGAGGACGTCCTCAGGGTGTACGCCGACGTCCAGGAGCGCGGGCTCGTGCCGACCGCCGCGACCAACTCCACGGTGATGTCCGCCTACAAGAAGGCGGGGGACGCGTTCGCGGCCATCGAGTTCTTCGCCATGCTCAGGGGCAGGTACGGGAACGGGGAGCTGGTGATGGGGAGCCGTGGTGACTGGGAGCAGGAGTTCGTCAAGTTCGAGAAGCTGACTGTCCGGGCGTGCTACATGTCGATGCGGCGGTCACTTGTCGGGGGGAAGAATCCGGTTGGCGAGGTGCTGAAGGTCCTCCTCGCCATGGACGAAGCCGGTGTCCGGCCGGAGAGGAGCGACTACGAGCGGCTCGTCTGGGCGTGCACGGGGGAGGAGCATTACGCCATTGGCAAGGAGCTGTACCAGAGGATTCGTGAGATTGGCGATGGGGGCGAGATCAGCCTGTCCGTCTGCAACCATCTGATTTGGCTGATGGGCAAGGCGAAGAAATGGTGGGCGGCTCTCGAGATCTATGAGGATTTGCTGGACAAAGGTCCCAAGCCGAACAATCTGTCTCATGAGCTGATCATGTCACACTTCAACATTCTGCTGGATGCTGCCAAGAGAAGGGGAATTTGGAGGTGGGGTGTTAGGCTGCTCAACAAGATGCAGGAGAAGGGATTGAAGCCCGGAAGCAAGGAGTGGAACGCTGTCCTCCTCGCGTGTTCAAAGGCATCCAAAGCATCGGCGGCGGTGGATATCTTCAAGAAGATGGTAGATGAAGGGCTGAAGCCAGATGTGGTTTCCTATGGAGCATTGCTGAGTGCACTTGAGAAAGGCAAGCTGTATGATGAGGCATTGAGGGTCTGGGAACACATGTGCAAGGTTGGCATCAAACCGAACCTCTACGCGTATACGATCTTGGTGTCGATTTACATCGGCAAGGGCAACCATGCTATGGTGGATGCTGTACTTCATGACATGCTATCGAAACAGATCAAGCCGACTGTTGTCACATTCAATGCAATAATCAGCGCTTGCGTGAGGAACAATATGGGTGGAAATGCCTTTGAGTGGTTTCACAGGATGAAAATGAAGGGCATTGAGCCGAATGAAATTACATACCAGATGTTGATTGAAGCCCTTGTGCAAGATGGCAAACCAAGACTTGCTTATGAGATGTACATGAAGGCCTGCAGCCAAGGTCTTCAACTTCCTGCAAAGTCATATGACACTGTACTGGAGGCATGTAAGGCTTATGGTTCTGTAGTAGATCTAACTACTCTGGGTCCTCGCCCTTCAAAAGGGGTGGAACCCATCAGGATAGAGAGTAGCTTTTCCAGTTTCTCTCAATTCAAGGATCTGCCTAGCAGCTCTCATCATTTTGCAGGCATTGGAATGTATGGATTTTTCGGATACAGAATGGCAAGGTAA
- the LOC136520185 gene encoding uncharacterized protein gives MPTLNLSTNVPVDAVVAADILKDCSKAVARIIGKPESYVMVSINGSVPMSFAASEEPAAYGELVSIGGIGPGVNGKLSAAFAEVLETKLSVSRSRFYIKFDDVQRSNFGFNGSTF, from the exons ATGCCGACGCTGAACCTGAGCACAAACGTGCCGGTGGACGCGGTGGTCGCCGCCGACATCCTCAAGGACTGCTCCAAGGCCGTCGCCAGGATCATCGGCAAGCCTGAATCC TATGTCATGGTGTCGATCAACGGGTCGGTGCCCATGTCGTTCGCGGCCAGTGAAGAGCCGGCGGCGTACGGCGAGCTCGTGTCCATCGGCGGCATCGGCCCCGGCGTCAACGGGAAGCTGAGCGCCGCCTTCGCTGAGGTCCTCGAGACCAAGCTCTCCGTCAGCAGGTCCAGATTCTACATCAAATTCGATGACGTGCAG AGATCCAACTTTGGCTTCAACGGATCCACATTCTAA